One Lytechinus variegatus isolate NC3 chromosome 14, Lvar_3.0, whole genome shotgun sequence genomic region harbors:
- the LOC121427178 gene encoding uncharacterized protein LOC121427178, producing MAANYRRMKNWEDAEVRCFLNFWADQEVQKQLDGTVRNKKVFRDISERMNEAGFSRTPEQLRDKLKKLKKDYKDAKANNNTSGAARVQCPFYDEIHAVLGNRPSIEPQVLIDTAQESDMEEPEELEPDSNTVGQDASDNSGKTEELGLDEDEAKAIEVPPDAGPSTSTPKTNVPVKPKKRKQASSNNEEGMEMLVKRMMDDRAAAAREQREWEEEREEAHERREDRRRREEREHEIRLFQMLGAMFQHSNQQQNQQGNAVMFTPDGRSFMDM from the exons ATGGCTGCAAATTATAGGAGAATGAAGAATTGGGAGGATGCTGAGGTAAGATGCTTCCTCAATTTCTGGGCCGATCAGGAGGTCCAAAAACAACTGGACGGTACGGTTCGGAACAAGAAGGTCTTTCGAGACATCAGCGAGAGAATGAACGAGGCAGGATTCAGCCGGACACCCGAGCAGTTGCGTGATAAATTGAAAAAGCTGAAAAAAGATTACAAGGACGCCAAAGCAAATAACAACACTAGTGGGGCTGCTAGGGTACAGTGCCCCTTCTACGATGAAATCCATGCCGTGCTTGGGAATCGGCCCAGCATCGAGCCTCAG GTGCTTATTGATACTGCACAGGAGTCGGACATGGAGGAGCCAGAGGAACTGGAGCCAGATTCAAATACTGTAGGTCAAGATGCCAGTGACAACAGTGGCAAGACTGAGGAGCTTGGATTGGATGAGGATGAGGCCAAAGCTATTGAGGTCCCTCCTGATGCTGGGCCTTCAACTTCAACCCCTAAGACGAATGTACCA GTTAAACCAAAGAAGAGGAAGCAAGCATCGAGCAACAATGAGGAAGGTATGGAGATGTTGGTGAAGAGAATGATGGACGATAGGGCAGCAGCAGCGAGAGAGCAGAGAGAATGGGAGGAGGAGCGCGAGGAAGCTCATGAGAGGAGAGAGGACAGGAGAAGACGAGAGGAAAGGGAACATGAAATTCGACTTTTTCAGATGCTAGGCGCAATGTTTCAGCATTCGAACCAGCAGCAAAACCAACAAGGAAATGCCGTCATGTTTACTCCAGATGGCAGGTCGTTCATGGACATGTAG